The proteins below come from a single Gimesia alba genomic window:
- the sppA gene encoding signal peptide peptidase SppA, with translation MEEQSAQERPVEKHSESIHQHQKPCPPPPPRSRRWLIRGLVVLLLISVVFNLGFFAWYQEYFTIGGGPAEQFETGDQFAKEKIAIISITGTIMPPFTERILRSIKRAHEDDQVKGILLEIDSPGGLVADSHQIYHRLVELRKTKPIVVYMKRMAASGGYYVAMGAGEEGVIFAEPTTWTGSLGVIIPRFDLSGLAEKVGVVSDPLKTGEFKDALNPFRNLTDRERAIWDHILDESYQRFLNVITDNRKDLDYDQVKKLATGQIYPATDAKQNGLIDEIGYQEDALARLQEITGLNKVCVIRYSHPRSLADVLLGSAEASHIENRKQALLDSTVPRAMYFASWMGEMPGWQ, from the coding sequence ATGGAAGAGCAGTCTGCACAGGAGAGACCTGTAGAGAAACATTCTGAATCAATTCATCAGCACCAGAAACCATGTCCACCCCCACCTCCACGTTCGCGGCGGTGGCTGATACGCGGGCTGGTTGTGTTGTTGCTAATCTCAGTGGTATTCAATCTAGGTTTTTTTGCCTGGTATCAGGAATACTTTACCATTGGTGGCGGGCCGGCGGAGCAGTTTGAGACCGGCGATCAGTTTGCCAAGGAAAAGATCGCCATCATCTCGATTACGGGGACCATCATGCCCCCGTTCACCGAGCGGATCTTACGCTCCATTAAACGGGCACATGAAGATGATCAGGTTAAAGGCATCTTATTAGAAATCGACAGCCCGGGTGGGTTGGTGGCCGACAGCCATCAAATTTATCACCGACTGGTCGAATTGCGGAAGACAAAACCGATTGTCGTTTACATGAAGCGGATGGCTGCATCGGGGGGGTATTATGTTGCGATGGGAGCTGGTGAAGAAGGAGTGATTTTTGCCGAACCAACTACATGGACCGGTTCATTAGGGGTGATCATTCCCCGCTTTGATTTAAGTGGTCTGGCAGAGAAGGTGGGGGTTGTCTCCGATCCGCTTAAGACAGGTGAATTCAAGGACGCGTTGAACCCGTTTCGCAATCTTACCGATCGGGAACGAGCCATCTGGGATCATATTCTGGATGAGTCCTATCAACGTTTTTTAAATGTCATTACTGATAATCGAAAAGATCTCGATTATGATCAGGTCAAAAAACTGGCAACGGGGCAGATTTATCCTGCGACGGATGCCAAACAGAATGGATTGATCGATGAAATTGGCTATCAGGAAGACGCGCTCGCGCGCCTGCAGGAAATCACGGGACTTAACAAAGTCTGTGTGATAAGATATTCTCATCCGAGATCACTGGCTGATGTTTTGCTGGGATCAGCGGAAGCGAGTCATATCGAAAATCGAAAGCAGGCACTTTTAGATTCGACCGTTCCACGAGCCATGTATTTTGCCTCCTGGATGGGTGAAATGCCGGGTTGGCAGTAA
- a CDS encoding phytoene/squalene synthase family protein — MTASLSDSYAYCQQLAKQTAGNFYYSFLALRREQFQAMCVLYAYMRTVDDLGDQPQRLPEERAASLKQWRCELQRVLKDQTYSENAPFDPCFPALMDIIRRYEIPQRYFFDVITGVESDLEPVTYETFDALADYCYHVAGVVGLCCIHIWGFHDERAFDAGIECGLAFQMTNILRDLSEDIELGRVYLPQEDLIRFDYTPADIQSRIYDQRLRSLMQFEVQRTRAFYQNSERLLDYISPAGQGILKAMYRIYGGILNEIERMEYDVYSSRAGLPKWRKLLIAGEAIVTSRWNSSRSPR, encoded by the coding sequence ATGACTGCATCCCTTTCTGATTCCTATGCTTACTGCCAGCAACTGGCAAAACAGACTGCAGGGAATTTCTACTATTCCTTTCTCGCGTTGCGCAGGGAGCAGTTTCAGGCGATGTGCGTGCTGTATGCATATATGAGGACCGTCGATGACCTGGGAGATCAACCGCAGCGTTTACCCGAAGAGCGGGCGGCTTCCTTAAAGCAGTGGCGATGTGAACTGCAGCGGGTGTTAAAGGATCAGACATATTCAGAGAATGCCCCCTTTGATCCCTGTTTCCCGGCTTTGATGGATATCATTCGTCGTTATGAAATTCCGCAACGGTATTTTTTCGATGTGATTACGGGCGTGGAATCTGATTTAGAGCCTGTCACTTATGAAACATTTGATGCGCTGGCCGACTATTGCTATCACGTGGCCGGGGTTGTGGGCTTGTGTTGTATTCACATCTGGGGATTTCATGATGAGCGTGCCTTTGATGCGGGGATTGAATGTGGACTCGCTTTTCAAATGACCAACATCCTGCGAGATCTGTCTGAGGACATTGAACTGGGACGCGTGTATTTACCTCAGGAAGACCTGATCCGCTTTGACTACACACCCGCCGACATTCAATCACGGATTTACGATCAACGGTTACGAAGCCTGATGCAGTTTGAGGTTCAACGGACAAGAGCGTTTTATCAAAACTCGGAACGACTGTTGGATTATATTTCCCCCGCCGGTCAAGGGATCCTGAAAGCCATGTATCGTATTTATGGTGGGATTCTGAATGAAATTGAGCGAATGGAATATGACGTCTATTCATCGCGGGCAGGTCTTCCGAAGTGGCGGAAGTTGTTGATCGCGGGCGAAGCCATTGTCACTTCACGTTGGAATTCCAGCCGCTCTCCCAGATGA
- a CDS encoding tetratricopeptide repeat protein, whose protein sequence is MFAQEEPLTPAENPYLNDPSLYGEPSPVWGVIWDIFGFLYFLFWIWMMVDCIRKDPDRFLWFWVIFVFQPVGAFIYFFIRWLPTNQFQLPEFARPFFRQRKLNELETAALQIGNPYQFVRWGDALKEAGIDQKSLDAYLQALAKEPDNLQALWGAAQIEMKFKNFESTKLRCQKILEEEPEYKFGDVSLMYCKTLCELDSPETARQQLEKHTKRWRQPEALFILATLEADAGDHQAARKTLQGMLLDINGSPSGIARKFVRWKSKARRMLKRLPKS, encoded by the coding sequence ATGTTTGCACAAGAAGAACCATTAACTCCTGCTGAGAATCCTTATCTGAATGATCCAAGTCTGTATGGTGAACCGTCACCGGTATGGGGCGTGATCTGGGATATTTTTGGTTTCCTGTATTTTCTGTTCTGGATCTGGATGATGGTTGACTGTATTCGGAAAGATCCGGACCGTTTTTTATGGTTTTGGGTGATTTTCGTCTTTCAGCCTGTGGGCGCATTTATTTATTTCTTCATACGCTGGCTGCCAACCAATCAGTTTCAGCTTCCTGAATTCGCAAGACCGTTCTTCCGCCAGCGCAAATTGAATGAACTCGAGACCGCTGCGTTACAGATTGGAAATCCTTATCAGTTTGTCCGCTGGGGCGATGCGCTGAAAGAGGCGGGCATTGATCAGAAAAGTCTGGATGCCTATTTACAGGCTCTGGCAAAAGAACCAGATAACCTACAGGCTTTATGGGGTGCGGCACAAATCGAAATGAAATTCAAGAATTTCGAAAGCACGAAATTACGTTGTCAAAAGATTCTCGAAGAGGAGCCGGAATATAAATTTGGCGATGTCTCTTTGATGTACTGCAAAACGCTATGTGAGCTGGATTCTCCGGAAACGGCACGACAACAATTGGAAAAACATACCAAACGCTGGCGGCAGCCCGAGGCACTGTTCATTCTGGCGACACTCGAAGCAGATGCCGGCGATCATCAGGCGGCACGCAAAACGCTGCAGGGAATGCTCCTGGATATTAATGGGAGTCCCAGTGGCATTGCCCGCAAGTTTGTTCGCTGGAAAAGTAAAGCGCGACGGATGCTGAAACGGCTGCCTAAGTCATAA
- a CDS encoding alpha/beta hydrolase, whose amino-acid sequence MQYRTHHRKLYSTLCLLSAAVMLLIANPVCGQQQKPKKKRPPFRWVNKLKQELPGVQHAIFRSPSMKVDVGYCIYLPPQYNDPQNRTERFPVVYYLHGGRPGSETKSVRLVQHIHKQISAGKVTPMIYVFVNGGPVSHYNMPDREHAMGEDVFVKELIPHIDATYRTIAARKGRAIEGFSQGGRGTTRIMFKYPERFCSAAPGGAGHATEKRISEQNGRESANLVFVKGDNTYDLARKYAKHPEPALRILIHVGTKGFNYQNNLAYMEFLKSLKIPFEQLIVPDVPHSAVQIYEKEGLKIMQFHADNFRRAGQKT is encoded by the coding sequence ATGCAATACCGAACACATCACCGAAAATTATATTCCACTCTATGTCTCCTCAGCGCAGCAGTAATGTTGCTCATCGCCAACCCCGTTTGTGGGCAACAGCAGAAGCCAAAAAAGAAGCGACCACCATTTCGCTGGGTGAATAAGCTCAAACAGGAACTTCCGGGGGTGCAACACGCAATCTTTCGCAGCCCTTCCATGAAAGTGGATGTCGGTTACTGCATCTACCTGCCTCCGCAGTATAACGATCCCCAAAATAGAACAGAGCGTTTTCCCGTGGTGTACTACCTGCACGGCGGACGTCCCGGCAGTGAAACGAAAAGTGTGCGGCTGGTGCAGCACATTCACAAACAGATTTCAGCCGGTAAGGTAACGCCGATGATCTATGTCTTCGTGAATGGTGGACCGGTCAGCCACTACAACATGCCAGATCGAGAACATGCGATGGGTGAAGATGTCTTTGTCAAAGAGTTGATTCCCCATATCGACGCGACCTATCGGACAATTGCTGCTCGTAAAGGCCGCGCAATTGAAGGCTTTTCCCAAGGTGGTCGCGGCACAACGAGGATCATGTTTAAGTATCCGGAGCGCTTCTGTTCGGCTGCACCGGGTGGAGCCGGTCATGCCACTGAAAAACGCATTTCAGAACAAAACGGGCGCGAAAGTGCGAATCTCGTTTTTGTGAAAGGCGACAACACCTATGACCTGGCCCGCAAATATGCAAAGCATCCCGAGCCGGCACTACGCATCCTGATTCATGTCGGCACAAAAGGTTTTAATTACCAGAATAATTTGGCGTACATGGAATTCTTGAAGTCGCTCAAGATTCCGTTTGAACAGCTCATCGTCCCCGATGTACCCCATAGCGCGGTGCAGATCTATGAGAAAGAGGGGCTCAAAATCATGCAATTCCATGCTGATAATTTTCGCCGGGCGGGTCAGAAAACCTGA